A region from the Pseudomonas cucumis genome encodes:
- a CDS encoding fructose-bisphosphate aldolase encodes MTTNNPLRHYTPMSHFATDHPVLLIDADAPLRELHNCLSERLNAVLKYLNLMACTSLPDYSENDINTVTNIARIMVQDVSDVFRVIEQRGFDAPKGQ; translated from the coding sequence ATGACCACGAACAACCCGCTCCGCCACTACACCCCAATGTCCCACTTCGCCACCGACCACCCCGTCCTCCTCATCGACGCCGACGCCCCACTGCGCGAACTCCACAACTGCCTCAGCGAACGCCTCAACGCCGTCCTCAAATACCTCAACCTCATGGCCTGCACCAGCCTGCCCGACTACTCCGAAAACGACATCAACACCGTTACCAACATCGCGCGGATCATGGTCCAGGATGTGAGCGATGTGTTTCGGGTGATTGAGCAGCGTGGGTTTGATGCGCCCAAGGGACAGTAA